Within the Chromobacterium paludis genome, the region CTGGCTCTGCCCAGCCGCAGTCACAGCCTGTGAGGAATCAGCCAGCACCGGCTGCGACTGATCGCCGGACGAAGCCTGCGCCAGTTCAGTCAATTGTTGGCGCTGTACCGGGGCGCTCGTCGCTGGGATCGATGGCGACAGGATGGATGGGATTTGCATGATCACGCTCCTCGTGACCGCAGCTCCGGTTGCCCAACCGGAGCTGCAGACTGGCTTACCATCAAGTTATAACTTATTGCAGCAGCGTCAGCGCAGACTGAGGCAGGCTATTGGCTTGCTTCAGAATGGAGGAACCGGCCTGTTGCAGAATTTGGTTCTTGGTCAGGTTAGCGGTTTCCGAAGCGAAGTCAACGTCCACGATGCGGCTGTTGGCGGCGCTCAGGTTCTGCACATAGTTCTGCAGGTTGGCTACCACGGCGTCGAAGCGGTTCTGCACCGAACCCCAGGTGGAGCGCACCGTGGAAACCGATGCAATGTCCTTGTCCAGGGCACTCAGCACGGCAGACGCGGCGCTCTGCGAGGTAATGCTGATCGTGCCAGTGGCCGACAACGCGGAGTTGTACGCACACAGCACGTTGGTACCGCTGGACAGGTCGGTGGCGGTTACGGACACCTGGTTGTCGGAGCTACCGGACGAACCTACTTGGAAGGACAGCGCGGAGCCGCCGGACAACAGCGAAGTGCCGTTGAACTGAGTGGTTTGAACGATACGCGAAATTTCCTGGGTCAGTTGGTCCACTTCGTTCTGCAGCTGCGAACGGTTGGTATTGCTGACGGAGCCGTTGGAGGCCTGTACGGCGATTTCGCGGATACGTTGCAGGTTGTTGGCGATGGAGCCCAGCGCGCCTTCAGCGGTCTGGCCTACCGAGATGCCGTCGTTGGCATTCTTAATCGCCTGGTTGTTGCCGCGGATGGCGGAGGTCAGGGTCTGGGAAATCGCCAGGCCGGCTGCGTCGTCCTTGGCGCTGTTCACGCGCAGGCCGGAGGACAGGCGCTGCAGCGATTGTTGCAGAGAGTTCTGCGAGTTGTTCAGATTGATCTGCGCGCCGAGCGAGGCAACGTTGGTGTTGACGGTAATAGCCATGATGAATCTCCTGATACGCTTAAGTGGGCAAAGAGACTTGCTTAAACCTCTTATCGGCGTCCACTACCTGAACTTTAGAGACGACCGCGATTTTCTGTTTGAGACTGCGATGATGACCGCGAGCCGCTCCGCCCGCGGCCATCATCTACCCTACCCCCTTAGCCGATCAGCGCTCGGCACCAGTCGTCGTTATGCTCTTCCAGCCAATAGTGCTTGCGCACCCATTCCCGCAAAGTATCCCCCTCCTTTGCCGCCGCATCCAAGTCATGCACTCTTTCGCGAATCGCCTTGATCCAAGCTTTTGCCTCATTCGGCACACGGCATACCGGCGCGTCGTTGGTCTGGTAGGGGAAGATGTCCGAGCATATAACCGGCCAAGCCGCCGCGCCGTACTCCAGTAGCCGCAGATTGCTTTTCGCCTCATTAAAGGGATTGATCTCCAATGGAGCGACCGCAAGATCCAGATTCAGCGAGGCCATCTTCTTTGGATACTCTTCGAATGAGACGAAGGGATGCACCTCTTTGACC harbors:
- a CDS encoding flagellin N-terminal helical domain-containing protein; the encoded protein is MAITVNTNVASLGAQINLNNSQNSLQQSLQRLSSGLRVNSAKDDAAGLAISQTLTSAIRGNNQAIKNANDGISVGQTAEGALGSIANNLQRIREIAVQASNGSVSNTNRSQLQNEVDQLTQEISRIVQTTQFNGTSLLSGGSALSFQVGSSGSSDNQVSVTATDLSSGTNVLCAYNSALSATGTISITSQSAASAVLSALDKDIASVSTVRSTWGSVQNRFDAVVANLQNYVQNLSAANSRIVDVDFASETANLTKNQILQQAGSSILKQANSLPQSALTLLQ